The proteins below are encoded in one region of Sporosarcina sp. FSL K6-1508:
- a CDS encoding 3-ketoacyl-ACP reductase: MQIIKGKNAIITGAGRGIGRATAIAFAKEGINVGLIGRTAENLEKVVKELSEYDIVVTMATADVSDNESVIAAVEHIKSELGPIDILINNAGIGKFGKFLELSPEEFKNIIDVNLMGVYYVTRAVLPEMIERESGDIINISSTAGQKGAPVTSAYSASKFGVLGLTESLMLEVRKHNIRVSALTPSTVATDLAFDENLTDGNPDKVMQPEDLAEVMVAQLKLHPRILVKSAGLWSTNP, from the coding sequence ATGCAAATTATAAAGGGAAAAAACGCTATTATTACTGGAGCAGGCCGTGGAATCGGTCGTGCAACGGCAATTGCATTTGCTAAAGAAGGCATAAATGTAGGACTTATCGGAAGAACAGCTGAAAATCTTGAGAAAGTAGTAAAAGAACTCAGCGAATATGATATAGTAGTGACGATGGCTACCGCTGATGTATCGGATAATGAATCCGTCATTGCTGCGGTTGAACATATCAAATCGGAACTTGGTCCAATTGATATCCTCATTAACAATGCAGGGATTGGTAAATTCGGCAAATTCCTTGAACTGTCACCTGAGGAATTCAAAAACATTATCGATGTCAACTTGATGGGCGTTTATTATGTCACTAGAGCTGTTTTACCGGAAATGATCGAAAGAGAATCAGGGGACATCATTAATATCTCCTCTACTGCCGGTCAAAAAGGCGCACCTGTTACAAGTGCATACAGCGCATCAAAATTCGGTGTTCTCGGACTTACAGAATCACTAATGCTTGAAGTGCGAAAGCATAATATCCGTGTAAGCGCGTTGACACCAAGTACAGTCGCTACAGACTTGGCGTTCGATGAAAACCTGACAGATGGTAATCCCGACAAAGTAATGCAACCGGAAGATCTTGCTGAAGTAATGGTTGCACAGTTGAAACTGCATCCGCGTATTCTTGTTAAATCCGCTGGTTTATGGTCGACGAATCCTTAA
- the hutU gene encoding urocanate hydratase — protein MKAIAEEKVIRYRGSELNTKGWLQEAALRMLMNNLDAEVAEHPDKLVVYGGIGKAARNWESFDAIVKSLKELENDETLLVQSGKPVAVFKSHSDAPRVLIANSNIVPAYANWETFHELDKKGLMMYGQMTAGSWIYIGSQGIVQGTYETFVELAKKHFNGSLKGTITVTAGLGGMGGAQPLAVTMAGGVCIGIEVDETRIDRRIETRYTDVKTDSLDEAIKLAEDAKKEGKALSIGLLGNASDILPEMIDRNFIPDVLTDQTSAHDPLNGYIPSKMSLEEAEQLRTSNPEEYVKLSTASMAKHVQSMLELMDKGAITFDYGNNIRQVAKDEGVENAFDFPGFVPAYIRPQFCEGKGPFRWVALSGDPEDIYKLDEAILKEFSYNEHLCNWIRLAQEKIEFQGLPARICWLGYGERARFGKIINDMVASGELSAPIVIGRDHLDSGSVASPNRETEAMKDGSDVVADWPILNAMINAVGGATWVSLHHGGGVGMGYSIHSGIVIVADGSKEAGIRIERVLTTDPGMGIARHADAGYEVAEKTALEKGVNIPMLDKGRDKQ, from the coding sequence ATGAAAGCGATTGCAGAGGAAAAGGTAATTCGTTATAGAGGATCAGAATTGAACACAAAAGGTTGGTTACAAGAGGCCGCTCTTCGTATGTTAATGAATAACTTAGATGCGGAAGTAGCGGAGCATCCTGATAAGCTAGTTGTCTATGGAGGAATCGGGAAAGCTGCCCGAAATTGGGAGAGTTTTGATGCGATTGTAAAGTCACTGAAAGAATTGGAAAATGACGAAACGCTGCTTGTTCAATCGGGCAAACCAGTGGCAGTCTTCAAATCGCATTCGGACGCACCACGTGTCCTGATTGCAAATTCAAATATCGTTCCCGCTTATGCAAATTGGGAGACCTTCCATGAGCTTGATAAAAAAGGATTGATGATGTACGGGCAAATGACAGCGGGAAGCTGGATTTACATTGGTTCACAAGGGATTGTACAAGGCACTTATGAAACATTTGTGGAACTCGCCAAAAAACATTTTAATGGCAGTTTGAAGGGGACGATTACAGTAACTGCAGGACTTGGTGGCATGGGTGGAGCACAGCCACTTGCAGTAACGATGGCAGGCGGGGTTTGTATCGGAATTGAAGTTGATGAGACACGGATCGATCGCCGTATTGAAACCCGTTATACCGATGTCAAAACCGATTCATTGGATGAAGCAATCAAACTAGCGGAAGATGCAAAAAAAGAGGGTAAAGCTTTATCTATCGGATTGTTGGGGAATGCCTCAGATATTTTACCTGAGATGATAGACCGCAACTTCATACCAGATGTATTGACAGACCAAACATCTGCACATGACCCGTTAAACGGGTATATTCCGTCTAAAATGTCCCTAGAAGAAGCCGAGCAACTTCGTACGAGCAACCCGGAAGAATATGTGAAACTTTCAACAGCATCTATGGCAAAACACGTCCAATCAATGTTGGAATTAATGGACAAAGGCGCGATTACATTTGATTATGGCAATAATATTCGCCAAGTTGCAAAAGATGAAGGTGTTGAAAATGCGTTCGATTTCCCGGGATTTGTTCCCGCATATATCCGTCCGCAGTTTTGCGAGGGGAAAGGACCATTCCGCTGGGTAGCTTTATCAGGTGATCCGGAAGATATTTATAAATTGGATGAAGCCATTTTAAAAGAGTTCAGTTATAATGAGCATCTTTGTAATTGGATTCGGTTGGCACAGGAAAAAATCGAATTCCAAGGCCTTCCAGCTCGGATTTGTTGGTTAGGGTACGGGGAACGTGCACGCTTTGGCAAAATCATCAATGACATGGTTGCAAGCGGTGAATTAAGTGCACCGATCGTCATTGGCCGTGATCACCTCGACTCAGGTTCCGTTGCCTCGCCGAATCGTGAAACAGAAGCAATGAAAGACGGTTCGGATGTTGTTGCCGATTGGCCGATCTTAAACGCAATGATCAATGCAGTCGGGGGCGCCACTTGGGTATCGCTCCATCATGGTGGTGGCGTTGGGATGGGGTACTCAATCCATTCGGGTATAGTCATAGTTGCAGATGGATCAAAAGAAGCGGGAATTCGTATTGAACGCGTACTGACAACGGATCCGGGAATGGGAATTGCACGCCATGCAGATGCTGGTTATGAAGTTGCTGAAAAAACAGCACTTGAAAAAGGCGTCAACATTCCAATGCTTGATAAAGGACGGGATAAACAATGA
- the hutP gene encoding hut operon transcriptional regulator HutP → MNQEILIGKLAVLLATLDENEVLHFQSQLKDVDYCTGKVGAMNMEKVIAAVETAAKRENIITEGLYRENHALYHTILEALEGVTRGQFAIGDIKRTVGLRFAIVKGKPYLNKNEGEWLAVAFYGTIGAPIKGLEHEAFGLGINHM, encoded by the coding sequence ATGAATCAAGAAATACTTATTGGTAAATTAGCAGTCTTATTAGCTACATTGGACGAAAATGAAGTGTTACATTTTCAATCACAACTTAAAGATGTTGACTATTGTACCGGTAAGGTGGGTGCAATGAATATGGAAAAAGTAATTGCCGCAGTCGAAACAGCAGCCAAACGTGAAAATATCATTACAGAAGGTCTTTATCGCGAAAACCATGCCTTATATCATACAATCTTAGAAGCACTTGAAGGTGTAACTAGGGGGCAATTTGCAATTGGAGATATAAAACGTACTGTCGGGCTTCGTTTTGCGATTGTAAAAGGCAAACCCTATCTGAATAAGAATGAGGGTGAATGGTTAGCTGTCGCTTTCTACGGTACAATTGGTGCCCCGATAAAAGGGTTGGAACATGAAGCGTTCGGATTAGGGATTAACCATATGTAA
- a CDS encoding helix-turn-helix domain-containing protein, with protein sequence MKLHIHLVAKDRLEAEGIRWIVETHLTGATMTAFETVEDYVCQFKNTIPDLLLLDMDTWVNENDGIGELLRKMNIRWLGLSSERIFQTAYRGLRFHAEDVLFRPFSPTDLIKQIQQVRYQLRNAQRENTRLGSEVVDFSIDYADLFFLERVPLKKITMSAFLMRNTDTLPLVYDALKRFTFTKANKLFALSGFVLCVHDTNDVTLFHEEYRAFLVQWKEQVGEPLSIVSNDSLPHHSVKETYLQTKKLTEEIFFEGYDIILSNDKQVNWLAMDPFLTPLEQREWIEMLEKRDAKGICDWVENEFLTYKKPYPDPEIVRVRLTSVLAQIRRYMKSYNIQTADWETAYYGVFHQIFKSPIIYEIVQELLAFTTHLISVESLNLHLRDGEQSLVEKTNALIESNYWNAQWGLTDCAESLRINKSTLSRRFAAESKQSFRVILHNVRIQEAKRLLQETDLSMEEISRLVGYSHQSYFTAKFKQVEKTTPFAYRMGLV encoded by the coding sequence ATGAAGTTGCACATTCATTTGGTTGCAAAAGATAGGTTAGAGGCTGAAGGGATTCGTTGGATTGTTGAAACCCATTTAACAGGAGCGACTATGACGGCATTTGAAACAGTGGAAGACTATGTCTGTCAATTTAAAAATACCATCCCCGATTTACTCCTATTGGATATGGATACATGGGTAAATGAAAATGATGGAATCGGGGAATTGCTGCGAAAAATGAATATTCGCTGGTTAGGGCTCTCCTCCGAACGCATATTTCAAACAGCGTATCGCGGGCTTCGATTTCATGCGGAAGATGTGTTATTCCGCCCATTCTCTCCAACGGATTTAATCAAACAGATTCAACAAGTCCGCTATCAGCTTAGAAATGCACAACGTGAAAATACAAGACTGGGCAGTGAAGTAGTTGATTTTTCAATTGATTATGCGGATCTGTTCTTTCTAGAGCGCGTTCCCTTAAAGAAGATTACAATGTCAGCTTTTTTGATGAGAAATACGGATACGCTACCGCTTGTTTACGATGCTTTAAAAAGATTTACGTTTACCAAAGCGAACAAGCTTTTCGCCTTATCGGGGTTTGTACTTTGTGTCCATGATACAAATGATGTAACGCTTTTTCATGAAGAATACCGTGCGTTTCTCGTGCAATGGAAAGAGCAAGTCGGTGAACCGCTGTCAATTGTAAGCAATGATTCCTTACCGCATCATTCGGTAAAAGAAACGTATTTACAAACAAAAAAGTTAACAGAAGAAATTTTTTTCGAAGGATATGACATTATTCTGTCGAATGATAAGCAAGTTAATTGGCTGGCGATGGACCCTTTTCTTACACCGTTAGAACAGCGGGAATGGATTGAAATGTTGGAGAAAAGGGATGCGAAGGGAATTTGCGATTGGGTGGAAAATGAGTTTCTTACCTATAAAAAACCCTACCCTGATCCCGAAATTGTACGTGTGCGCCTAACAAGTGTACTGGCACAAATTCGGAGATATATGAAATCTTATAATATCCAGACGGCCGATTGGGAAACAGCTTATTATGGCGTATTTCACCAAATCTTTAAAAGCCCGATTATTTATGAAATTGTACAAGAGTTGTTGGCATTTACGACACATCTTATATCAGTGGAATCCCTGAACTTACATTTACGAGATGGCGAGCAGTCATTAGTTGAAAAAACGAATGCTTTAATCGAATCGAATTACTGGAATGCCCAATGGGGACTAACCGATTGTGCAGAATCTCTGCGGATCAATAAAAGTACATTGAGTCGCCGATTTGCGGCCGAATCAAAACAGTCCTTTCGGGTTATATTGCATAACGTGCGCATACAGGAAGCAAAACGGTTACTCCAAGAAACAGACCTATCTATGGAAGAAATCTCCCGTTTAGTCGGCTATTCTCATCAAAGTTACTTTACTGCGAAGTTTAAACAAGTTGAAAAGACAACCCCTTTTGCCTACCGTATGGGTTTAGTTTAG
- the hutI gene encoding imidazolonepropionase: MTKPLWIIHATQLATLANDKKGPRIKDAMSDLGLIEDGSLWIEDGVIKAVGKTSELEKQYADRQHEAEVVDAKGHLVTPGLVDPHTHVAYGGSREREFEMRLEGATYMDIMNAGGGIHATTRMTREATEEQLIEQTTKRLDLFLEHGVTTVEGKSGYGMNLETELKQLRVMRKLQETHAIDIVPTFMGAHAVPSEYKGREDEYVDLLIDEMLPVIANEKLAVFNDVFCEKGVFTPEQSERVLEAGKRHGLIPKIHADEIESYGGAELAAKVGAISAEHLLKASDEGIQAMAKAGTIACLLPATALYLREEAAAGRKMIDEGVAVAISTDCNPGSSPTTSMTLVMNLACISMRLTPAEALTAATYNAACAIKSEDKVGSLEVGKQADIVLWNAKNYQEIQYFFGINHVKSVWKKGKKVVG; this comes from the coding sequence ATGACAAAACCACTTTGGATTATACACGCAACGCAACTTGCAACATTAGCCAATGACAAAAAAGGGCCTCGCATAAAAGATGCGATGTCTGATCTTGGACTGATTGAGGACGGCAGTTTGTGGATTGAGGATGGAGTTATTAAAGCAGTTGGAAAGACATCAGAACTTGAGAAACAATATGCCGATAGACAGCATGAAGCGGAAGTTGTAGATGCTAAGGGCCATCTTGTGACCCCTGGCTTAGTAGACCCCCATACGCATGTAGCTTACGGTGGAAGTCGTGAACGTGAATTTGAGATGCGTCTAGAAGGTGCAACGTATATGGATATTATGAATGCCGGCGGCGGCATCCATGCAACTACACGGATGACGCGTGAAGCAACTGAAGAGCAATTGATAGAACAAACAACGAAGCGTTTGGATCTTTTCCTTGAACATGGCGTAACAACTGTAGAAGGAAAAAGTGGTTACGGCATGAATCTTGAGACGGAGTTGAAACAACTTCGTGTCATGAGGAAATTACAAGAAACACACGCAATCGATATTGTACCGACTTTTATGGGGGCCCATGCGGTTCCAAGTGAATACAAAGGCCGGGAAGACGAATATGTCGATTTGCTAATTGATGAAATGCTACCTGTTATCGCAAATGAAAAACTTGCTGTATTTAACGATGTGTTTTGTGAGAAAGGCGTATTTACGCCTGAGCAATCGGAACGCGTACTAGAAGCAGGAAAACGACATGGCTTAATTCCGAAAATTCATGCCGATGAAATCGAATCGTACGGTGGAGCGGAGCTTGCGGCAAAAGTAGGCGCAATTTCAGCAGAGCATTTACTCAAAGCTTCTGATGAAGGCATTCAAGCAATGGCGAAAGCGGGTACAATCGCCTGTCTTCTTCCGGCAACTGCACTTTACTTACGTGAGGAAGCGGCGGCAGGAAGAAAAATGATTGATGAAGGTGTTGCCGTTGCGATATCTACAGACTGCAATCCAGGATCATCACCAACGACGTCCATGACGCTTGTCATGAACCTAGCTTGCATTTCCATGCGACTTACACCGGCAGAAGCATTGACAGCTGCAACGTACAATGCAGCTTGTGCAATTAAAAGTGAAGACAAAGTGGGCTCACTTGAGGTGGGGAAACAGGCAGATATCGTATTATGGAACGCAAAAAACTACCAAGAAATTCAATACTTCTTTGGCATCAATCATGTGAAATCTGTATGGAAAAAAGGAAAGAAAGTTGTAGGTTGA
- the hutH gene encoding histidine ammonia-lyase, whose amino-acid sequence MIELTGNSLTLEQIRKVCYEGDTVQVAASSMEKVLASRLAVEKIVAEKKTIYGINTGFGKFSDVTIAEDDVARLQLNLIRSHACGVGENFPEIVSRAMMLLRLNALIKGFSGVRPVLVEKLVELLNKRVHPVIPQQGSLGASGDLAPLSHLALVLIGEGEVFDNGVVCGSKIVLDREGIEPIVLQAKEGLALINGTQAMTAMGAINYLEAEKIAYQSEWISAMTMEGLEGIIDAFHPAIHEARGYIQQIEIAKRMRAILQDSKLTTRQGEKRVQDAYSLRCIPQVHGASWQVLDYVKEKLEIEANAATDNPLIFDDGETVISGGNFHGQPIAFAMDFLKIAIAELANISERRIERLVNPQLNDLPPFLSPEPGLQSGAMIMQYAAASLVSENKTLAHPASVDSIPSSANQEDHVSMGTIGSRHASMIIQNTRNVLAIECICSLQAAEYRGVENMASRTREKLNLLREVVPSITQDRIFSNDIKQVAEWLKINE is encoded by the coding sequence ATGATAGAACTTACAGGTAATTCATTAACATTGGAACAGATTAGAAAGGTTTGTTATGAAGGTGACACAGTCCAGGTCGCAGCAAGTAGCATGGAAAAAGTACTGGCAAGTAGACTCGCTGTAGAAAAAATTGTAGCAGAAAAGAAAACCATTTATGGAATTAACACAGGGTTTGGTAAATTTAGCGATGTTACGATTGCTGAGGATGATGTCGCTCGCTTACAGCTCAACCTAATTCGTTCGCACGCTTGCGGCGTTGGAGAAAACTTCCCTGAGATTGTCTCAAGAGCGATGATGTTATTACGATTGAATGCGTTAATTAAAGGATTTTCCGGTGTTCGTCCCGTTTTAGTCGAAAAACTCGTTGAGCTATTGAACAAGCGCGTACATCCTGTCATTCCTCAACAAGGTTCACTTGGAGCTTCTGGTGACTTAGCACCGTTATCACATCTTGCGCTTGTCTTAATTGGCGAAGGCGAAGTATTTGATAATGGTGTCGTTTGCGGAAGCAAAATAGTGCTGGATCGAGAAGGTATCGAGCCTATCGTATTACAAGCAAAAGAAGGCCTCGCTTTAATAAACGGAACACAGGCTATGACTGCAATGGGTGCTATCAATTACTTGGAAGCGGAAAAAATCGCCTATCAAAGTGAGTGGATATCTGCTATGACAATGGAAGGTCTTGAAGGCATTATTGATGCGTTTCATCCGGCCATACATGAAGCACGTGGTTACATTCAACAAATAGAAATTGCTAAAAGAATGAGGGCTATTCTTCAGGATAGTAAACTTACGACGCGCCAAGGGGAAAAGAGGGTGCAAGATGCCTATTCCTTGCGCTGTATTCCACAGGTGCACGGCGCTTCTTGGCAGGTGCTTGATTACGTGAAAGAAAAGTTGGAAATCGAAGCAAATGCAGCCACGGATAATCCATTAATTTTTGATGATGGAGAAACAGTGATTTCCGGCGGTAACTTCCATGGGCAACCTATCGCCTTTGCAATGGACTTTTTGAAAATTGCTATTGCGGAATTGGCAAATATTTCAGAACGCAGGATTGAACGGCTTGTAAATCCTCAATTAAATGATTTACCTCCATTTTTAAGCCCGGAGCCCGGCCTACAGTCCGGAGCAATGATCATGCAATACGCAGCTGCATCTCTTGTTTCGGAAAATAAAACACTTGCCCATCCCGCCAGTGTCGATTCGATTCCATCATCAGCAAATCAGGAAGACCATGTAAGTATGGGAACAATTGGGTCCCGTCACGCTTCAATGATCATTCAAAACACTAGAAATGTTCTAGCCATCGAATGTATTTGCAGCTTACAAGCAGCTGAATATCGCGGTGTGGAAAATATGGCATCCCGTACACGTGAAAAGTTAAATTTACTGCGTGAAGTCGTCCCTTCAATTACGCAAGACCGTATCTTCTCCAACGATATAAAACAAGTTGCGGAATGGCTTAAAATAAACGAGTGA